A segment of the Elusimicrobiota bacterium genome:
CCACTCATCGCTTTGCCGCCTCATCAACTTCACGCAGAAGTTTCAACGTTTCTTTAGCATCATCCTCGTTTAGAATTTGTATAGAAAAACCGGCATGTACAATTACATAATCCCCAACTTTTACATCGGGCGTGAGATCTGTCATTGCATCCTTTTTTACACCGTCGTAATCAATTATTGCAACAGTTTTATTTATTTTAATAACTTTACCCGGAACTGCTAAACACATAAAAAATAGAGTTGTTACTAACTAACAACATCCTTCCTTGTTTATAGAATATATTTAGTATTTTACCAAAATATTAACGTTTTAACACATACCCGTTACCCGCCGCCCAGGCCTGGCCATAAGCTATTGCACCGTCATTCGCAGGCAGTTGTTCATTAAAATATACCTTGAACCCTGCATTCACAAGTATTGAGACGGTTAGTTCCAGTAACAACGCGTTTTGGAATACCCCGCCGGATAATGTAATAACCCGTACCCCTGATTCTTTTCTTGCTAACTTTGAGATGTTCAGTACAGCCTCAGCTATCGCTGTATGGAATTTAAACGCAACAATTTCAGGGGATACATCCTTGGAGATATCACGAAGTATACCTTTTACAACATTGTGCCAGTCAATAACCACTAATCTGTTATCCCGTACTAAATCAAAAACGTACGGCACTATTTTTTTGTGTTTAACTTTCCATGCCAGAGACTCAAGTTTCACCGCCGCCTGTGCTTCATAAGTAACGTTTGTACACACACCCAGTAACGCTGATATCCCGTCAAAGATACGCCCGGCACTAGTTGTTTTATATGTATTAAGCCCGGTTTCAATCATCCGATAAATCAGAGGTAACCTTGCCTTTTGTTGTTTTAACCCGGGCGGCAATTTTCTCCCTGTTTCATTGAGTTCATACAACATCCCCGCGGCAATACGCCACGGTTCTTTTACAGCCTTATCCCCGCCGGGAAGCATTAATGTCCTTAAACCCGCGTAACGAATGAACCCGCTATTTTGTGTATATACAAAACCTTCACCACCCCAGAGTTCACCGTTTACCCCATACCCAATTCCATCAAAAGTTATGCATAGCAACGGCGGGATAAGTTTATGTTCCGCAATTACACTTCCCGCATGCGCTATATGATGCTGCACAAATTTAACTTCTGGTTTAGAGTTATTATTCTGTATTTTACGCTGAACCGCATATACTGATGATAAATAATCCGGATGAGAATCACACACAACCGTTTTTGGATCAACTTTAAGGACATCACTCAGCTTTGCGATTGTATCCCTAAAAAACTCAAAACCTTTATTCTCAAACAAATCACCTATATACTGTGACACATACGCATCGTTTCCCCTGGTGATACACACCGTATTTTTTAATCCCGCTCCTACGGACAATACAGCACCCGTTGATTTATACTGTTTAGGTACCGCCAGGCTGATAGGATTCGGTGCATAACCCCTTGCACGGCGGATAAGCTGCATTTTTTCAGTATTCCCAACTTTAATTGACCTCACAATTGAATCATCGCAGCGCGTATAAATTCCGCGGTTATTCATTAAGTAATAATCCGCGATCCCGCCCAACCTATCCCGAGCTTCACCATTATCTTTGCAGATAGGTTCATCCGCGAAATTCCCGGAAGTCATGACTAATGACTCAAAGTTCGGTACTACCTTTTTTTGATG
Coding sequences within it:
- a CDS encoding HypC/HybG/HupF family hydrogenase formation chaperone → MCLAVPGKVIKINKTVAIIDYDGVKKDAMTDLTPDVKVGDYVIVHAGFSIQILNEDDAKETLKLLREVDEAAKR
- a CDS encoding Sua5/YciO/YrdC/YwlC family protein; this encodes HQKKVVPNFESLVMTSGNFADEPICKDNGEARDRLGGIADYYLMNNRGIYTRCDDSIVRSIKVGNTEKMQLIRRARGYAPNPISLAVPKQYKSTGAVLSVGAGLKNTVCITRGNDAYVSQYIGDLFENKGFEFFRDTIAKLSDVLKVDPKTVVCDSHPDYLSSVYAVQRKIQNNNSKPEVKFVQHHIAHAGSVIAEHKLIPPLLCITFDGIGYGVNGELWGGEGFVYTQNSGFIRYAGLRTLMLPGGDKAVKEPWRIAAGMLYELNETGRKLPPGLKQQKARLPLIYRMIETGLNTYKTTSAGRIFDGISALLGVCTNVTYEAQAAVKLESLAWKVKHKKIVPYVFDLVRDNRLVVIDWHNVVKGILRDISKDVSPEIVAFKFHTAIAEAVLNISKLARKESGVRVITLSGGVFQNALLLELTVSILVNAGFKVYFNEQLPANDGAIAYGQAWAAGNGYVLKR